In Periplaneta americana isolate PAMFEO1 chromosome 4, P.americana_PAMFEO1_priV1, whole genome shotgun sequence, one DNA window encodes the following:
- the LOC138697992 gene encoding uncharacterized protein: MSKRSSKIMCCVFSCNNRYCNTEQNVKFYSFPSRPHEMDLKRRWIIAVNRKEADGTLWTPSKSSRICSEHFIGGCKSQNPASPAYVPSIFPECYKRESTGTDSLNRFKRLKKRTEIISQPDTSDPLEDSASILVTTKTDAQTQTDRNYDKESKFEFSCMVDGNNVSTQACISAFHALYAKPKCSSKLSGSDSPYEKRGFFGYSSISDESQLNVLAGVNTEIFNLFLNLLSDSTQRKISKENKLLIFLMKMKLALPFAALAVIFNVHRSTISRIFQSVLPTLAQATKNFVFWPSKDTVNATLPTVFKDNYPNCRAIIDCTEIKTEQPPEISQRVYMYSNYKSAYTAKVLIGIAPCGMVTFISKCYGGRASDSFITNDCGILKLIEPGDQIMADKGFPGIKTVLEESNAILVMPPFMNEGHLTPDQVDDTYNIASVRIHVERCIQRVKVYNILQKCPSELLHCIDDIVHMCCVMTNVQPPLISEDHC, translated from the exons atgtcaaagcGGTCCAGCAAAATTATGTGCTGTGTTTTTAGCTGTAATAATAGATACTGTAATACAGAGCAaaatgtgaagttttatagttttccatcACGACCCCACGAAATGGATTTGAAAAGACGGTGGATAATAGCAGTAAATCGGAAAGA GGCAGACGGCACTTTATGGACACCTTCCAAATCATCTAGAATCTGTAGcgaacatttcataggagggtgtAAATCTCAAAATCCTGCTAGTCCAGCATATGTTCCAAGCATCTTTCCTGAATGTTACAAAAGGGAGTCAACaggaacagactctctcaacagatTTAAAAGACTGAAGAAAAGAACTGAAATAATTTCACAGCCGGATACATCAGACCCTTTGGAAGATAGTGCGTCTATCCTAGTGACCACCAAAACTGATGCCCAAACTCAGACAGATagaaattatgacaaagaaagcAAGTTTGAATTCAGTTGTATGGTGGATGGAAACAATGTCAGCACACAAGCATGCATATCAGCCTTCCACGCATTGTATGCCAAACCTAAGTGTTCCAGTAAACTGTCTGGGTCTGACTCCCCATATGAAAAAAGAGGATTTTTTGGTTATAGTTCAATTTCTGATGAATCACAATTAAATGTCCTGGCTGGTGTTAacacagaaatttttaatttatttttgaacttaCTGTCAGACAGTACCCAGCGtaaaattagtaaagaaaataaacttttaatattcttaatgaaaatgaaGTTAGCCTTGCCATTTGCTGCCCTTGCTGTAATTTTCAATGTTCACCGTAGTACTATTTCTAGAATATTCCAATCTGTTTTACCTACACTTGCACAAGCAACTAAAAACTTTGTTTTCTGGCCTAGCAAAGATACTGTTAATGCAACATTGCCTACTGTGTTTAAAGATAATTATCCGAATTGTAGAGCTATTATTGACTGcactgaaattaaaacagaacAACCTCCTGAAATCAGTCAGCGTGTATATATGTACTCTAACTATAAGTCTGCATATACTGCAAAAGTTCTTATTGGAATTGCGCCTTGTGGTATGGTAACATTTATTTCCAAATGTTATGGAGGTAGAGCCAGTGACAGTTTTATCACAAATGACTGTGGAATTTTGAAACTGATAGAACCAGGAGATCAAATTATGGCAGAtaaaggttttcccggaataaaaactgtattggagGAGAGCAATGCAATTTTGGTAATGCCACCCTTTATGAATGAAGGTCACTTAACACCTGATCAAGTTGATGATACTTATAATATTGCTAGTGTGCGGATCCACGTTGAACGCTGCATTCAAAGAGTGAAAGTGTATAATATACTTCAAAAATGTCCAAGTGAACTATTACATTGTATTGATGACATTGTGCACATGTGTTGTGTTATGACTAATGTACAGCCTCCATTGATTTCTGAAGATCATTGTTAG